In the genome of Monodelphis domestica isolate mMonDom1 chromosome 2, mMonDom1.pri, whole genome shotgun sequence, one region contains:
- the LOC107651112 gene encoding putative olfactory receptor 2W6: MKNEQSMEVNDSSGGYFILMGFSDRPQLELVLSLFFFVLYTITLMGNMTIIILSFLDSRLHTPMYFFLRNLSFLDIGFTTSVVPQMLINIWGHNKRISYVGCLVQYSVALALGSTECVLLAVMAVDRYFAVCWPLRYATIMHQRLCHLLAATSWFSGFANSVLQSSLAMVLPLCGHRQVDHFICELLVIISLSCVDTRSMESKMFIARLIILAIPVSIILTSYAHIAWAVAKIRSAEGQRKAFGTCASHLMVVSLYFGTIMFMYLQPKNNYSQDQGKVLALIYTIIAPTLNPLIYTLRNKDINRAMKKVMGNT; this comes from the coding sequence atgaaaaatgaacagAGCATGGAAGTCAATGATAGCTCAGGAGGATACTTCATCTTAATGGGTTTTTCTGACCGACCTCAGCTAGAATTGgtactttcattatttttctttgtgttgtacACCATTACATTGATGGGCAATATGACCattatcattttatcttttctggACTCTCGGCTCCACACACCTATGTACTTCTTCCTCAGAAACCTCTCCTTCTTAGACATCGGTTTCACTACTAGCGTTGTCCCCCAAATGCTGATTAACATCTGGGGGCATAATAAAAGAATCAGTTATGTTGGCTGCTTGGTCCAATACTCAGTAGCCTTGGCTCTTGGCTCTACTGAATGTGTGCTCCTTGCTGTGATGGCTGTGGACCGCTATTTTGCTGTTTGTTGGCCCTTGCGCTATGCCACTATCATGCATCAACGTCTCTGCCATCTCCTGGCAGCTACTTCTTGGTTCTCAGGCTTTGCTAATTCAGTCCTCCAGTCATCTTTGGCAATGGTGTTGCCATTATGTGGCCACCGTCAGGTAGACCATTTCATTTGTGAACTACTTGTCATTATAAGTTTATCTTGTGTGGACACTAGGTCAATGGAATCCAAAATGTTCATTGCTCGCTTGATCATTTTGGCCATACCTGTCTCTATCATCCTCACCTCATATGCCCATATTGCTTGGGCAGTGGCAAAGATCCGCTCAGCTGAGGGACAGAGGAAGGCTTTTGGGACCTGTGCCTCACACTTGATGGTGGTTTCATTGTACTTTGGGACTATCATGTTTATGTATCTTCAGCCCAAGAACAATTATTCCCAGGACCAAGGTAAGGTCCTTGCCCTTATCTATACCATTATAGCCCCCACCCTCAACCCTTTGATATATACACTGAGAAATAAAGATATTAATAGGGCAATGAAGAAAGTGATGGGAAATACCTAA
- the LOC100020226 gene encoding putative olfactory receptor 2W6 — protein MEIANDSSDDFILVGFSERPELELILSLFVSLFYIITLTGNTAIILLSLLDSRLHTPMYFFLRNLSFLDLCFTTSIVPQMLVNIWGGSKKISYSGCMVQYWVALALGSTECVLLAVMAVDRYVAVCWPLRYAMIMHPRLCHLLGAASWSSGFANSVLQSSLAMVLPLCGNRRVDHFFCELLIIVKLSCVDTGPTESKMFIARLIILAMPVSIILTSYGCIAWAVMKIRSAEGRKKAFGTCASHLLVVSLFYGTIMFVYLQPKNNYSQDQGKILAVLYTILAPTLNPLIYTLRNKDVKKAVKKLIGKEQA, from the coding sequence ATGGAAATAGCCAATGACAGCTCAGATGATTTCATCTTAGTGGGTTTCTCTGAACGACCAGAATTAGAATTGATTCTCTCACTCTTTGTCTCCTTGTTCTACATTATAACCCTGACAGGTAACACTGCTATCATTCTGCTCTCTCTCCTGGACTCCAGGCTCCACACTCCCATGTACTTCTTCCTCAGAAACCTTTCCTTTCTAGACCTCTGCTTCACCACTAGCATTGTCCCTCAAATGTTAGTGAATATCTGGGGAGGAAGCAAAAAGATCAGCTACTCTGGATGTATGGTCCAGTACTGGGTGGCTTTGGCTCTTGGCTCCACTGAATGTGTGCTCCTTGCGGTGATGGCTGTTGATCGTTATGTTGCTGTTTGTTGGCCCCTACGCTATGCTATGATCATGCATCCACGCCTCTGCCACCTCCTAGGGGCTGCTTCCTGGTCTAGTGGCTTTGCCAACTCCGTCCTACAGTCATCACTGGCCATGGTGCTACCTCTATGTGGCAACCGAAGAGTGGATCATTTCTTCTGTGAGTTATTGATCATTGTCAAACTTTCCTGTGTGGACACTGGCCCAACAGAGTCTAAGATGTTCATTGCACGCCTTATCATTCTTGCCATGCCTGTCTCCATTATCTTAACTTCATATGGGTGCATTGCATGGGCAGTGATGAAGATCCGTTCAgctgagggaagaaagaaggccTTTGGTACTTGTGCATCACATCTCCTAGTAGTGTCACTTTTCTATGGGACAATCATGTTTGTATATCTACAGCCCAAAAACAATTACTCCCAGGACCAGGGAAAGATCCTTGCAGTGCTCTATACAATTCTAGCTCCCACCCTCAACCCTCTGATCTATACCCTAAGGAATAAAGATGTGAAGAAAGcagtaaaaaaattaatagggaaGGAGCAGGCATAG